In the Ensifer adhaerens genome, one interval contains:
- a CDS encoding ABC transporter permease subunit, which yields MSLSIESAPLESHQPRDTIEQSELGTVRSLISLAWISLATIAALLVLWSLVSSYGVVSALFLPSPLAVYQALRSLTVTGFVDATLAQHLGASLLRIFGALAVAILLGVPAGIATGTSRVGKGILDPIVEFLRPLPPLAYLPLVIIWLGIGEASKIAVIALAMLPPIILSTATGVKSTSSDHINAARAFGASRLQVLRHVILPSALPSVLTGTRIALGAGWSTLVAAELVAATRGLGFMIQSAAQFLVTDVVIAGIVVIAAVAFVFEMTARLLERWLVPWATRR from the coding sequence ATGAGTCTCTCCATCGAAAGCGCACCGCTGGAGTCGCATCAGCCGCGCGACACCATCGAGCAATCGGAACTGGGTACGGTGAGGTCACTGATATCGCTCGCCTGGATATCTCTGGCGACGATCGCTGCCTTGCTCGTCCTGTGGAGCCTTGTCTCCAGCTATGGCGTCGTTTCGGCACTGTTTCTACCCTCTCCGCTCGCCGTCTATCAGGCCCTGCGGAGCCTCACGGTCACCGGTTTCGTCGATGCGACACTTGCCCAGCATCTGGGCGCCAGCCTGTTGCGGATTTTCGGTGCGCTCGCCGTCGCAATCCTCCTCGGGGTGCCGGCAGGCATTGCCACAGGCACGAGCCGCGTCGGCAAAGGTATCCTCGATCCGATCGTGGAGTTCCTGCGGCCCCTGCCGCCGCTCGCCTACCTGCCGCTCGTGATCATCTGGCTGGGGATCGGTGAAGCCTCCAAGATCGCGGTGATCGCGCTGGCAATGTTGCCGCCGATCATCCTGTCCACGGCGACCGGCGTCAAATCCACCTCAAGCGATCATATCAACGCGGCCCGCGCTTTCGGTGCTTCGCGGCTGCAGGTCCTGCGCCACGTCATTCTGCCGAGCGCCCTGCCTTCGGTCCTCACCGGGACCCGGATTGCGCTGGGTGCAGGCTGGTCGACGCTGGTGGCGGCCGAACTGGTGGCGGCAACGCGCGGCCTCGGCTTCATGATCCAGTCTGCTGCTCAGTTTCTGGTGACCGATGTGGTGATCGCCGGCATTGTCGTCATTGCAGCGGTCGCCTTTGTCTTCGAGATGACCGCACGCCTGCTCGAGCGATGGCTGGTACCGTGGGCGACACGGCGCTGA
- a CDS encoding MOSC domain-containing protein, which produces MVDRQPVALDALLVGNLSPIDDRGTQSGIDKHPIYGSVQLGSTGFTGDHQGDLKRHGGVDKAVHHYPWDHYRAWTDEIGPLPLLKRPGAFGENLSTLGLTESDVAVGDRFRLGGALLEVSQGRQPCWKLNRRFDLPDMARRLQHTGRTGWYYRVIEGGLVSAGDRMHLVERRHPVWTIGRLWHFLYVDTLNRQALEEIANLAILPSGWREYAVKRLQTRKVEDWSRRLDGETTPVNG; this is translated from the coding sequence ATGGTTGACCGGCAGCCCGTCGCGCTTGACGCCTTGCTTGTCGGCAACCTCTCGCCGATCGACGATCGCGGAACCCAGAGCGGTATCGACAAACATCCGATCTACGGCTCCGTACAGTTGGGGTCAACGGGCTTTACTGGCGACCATCAGGGGGATCTCAAGAGGCACGGTGGCGTCGACAAGGCCGTCCATCACTACCCCTGGGATCATTATCGCGCCTGGACAGACGAGATCGGCCCTCTGCCACTGTTGAAACGGCCGGGCGCCTTCGGCGAGAACCTCTCGACCCTCGGGCTGACGGAAAGCGATGTGGCAGTCGGAGACCGGTTTCGCCTCGGCGGCGCTCTTCTCGAAGTGAGCCAGGGCCGGCAGCCCTGCTGGAAACTGAACCGCCGCTTCGATTTGCCCGACATGGCGCGGCGTCTTCAGCATACAGGCCGCACCGGTTGGTACTATCGCGTAATCGAGGGCGGGCTGGTTTCGGCTGGTGACCGAATGCACCTCGTCGAGCGTCGTCATCCGGTGTGGACGATCGGCCGGCTCTGGCACTTCCTCTACGTCGATACGCTCAATCGCCAGGCGCTTGAGGAGATCGCCAATCTTGCCATTCTGCCATCCGGTTGGCGGGAGTATGCGGTCAAGCGCCTACAGACGCGCAAGGTCGAGGACTGGTCGCGGCGTCTCGATGGAGAGACCACGCCGGTCAACGGCTAG
- a CDS encoding FAD/NAD(P)-binding protein yields the protein MTGPTRRPVIAIVGGGFTGAAVAANLARSAASGSATIIVFEPRARLGAGLAYDTDNPAHRINVPAARMSLIPDDPDDFLNWMASKGEPRGDPEVLAVDGNLYPRRAVFGRYVCEFVAPFLKSGKVEHRRERVEQIERRENRWRLRSSAGTELLADIVVVATTHPAPCAPRRVDQALCGHPRYVPDSTVVDALACIRTDDHVLVVGNGLTAADVIASLGLADHCGPIVALSRRGLRSRGHAGLPQELFGDFASEPARTALGLLKRVRQAVRDAADIGTSWHGVFDALRSQGGQIWRALPVTERRRLVRHLRPFWDVHRFRVAPQVDGAILAGQEQGRIRILGAAIEEVERRGHIIAVDIRHRHTGRRERLLFDACVVTTGPAHTGILSSQGWLADLASQGWLRLDDVGLGLACDEESRAIGANGTAERSLIVAGPLARGTFGELMGLPQVNDHAIFVAEQIADMLTKPVRSGPRAAPLAEIQQRSMTTVGGAASR from the coding sequence GTGACAGGACCGACGCGCCGACCCGTGATCGCTATCGTCGGCGGCGGCTTCACCGGGGCGGCTGTCGCCGCGAATCTCGCGCGCAGCGCAGCGAGCGGCAGCGCAACCATCATCGTCTTCGAACCGCGGGCGCGGCTCGGTGCGGGCCTTGCCTACGATACGGACAATCCTGCGCACCGCATCAACGTGCCGGCGGCCCGCATGAGCCTGATCCCGGATGATCCAGATGATTTCCTCAATTGGATGGCGTCAAAAGGTGAACCGCGCGGCGATCCGGAGGTTTTGGCGGTCGATGGCAATCTTTATCCGCGCCGGGCGGTTTTCGGGCGCTACGTCTGCGAGTTCGTCGCCCCTTTCCTGAAAAGTGGAAAGGTCGAGCACCGGCGTGAGCGCGTCGAGCAAATCGAACGCCGCGAGAACCGTTGGCGGCTGAGGAGTTCCGCCGGCACGGAGCTGCTGGCCGATATCGTTGTTGTCGCGACCACTCATCCGGCGCCTTGCGCGCCGCGGCGCGTGGATCAGGCGCTATGCGGCCATCCGCGCTACGTGCCCGACTCCACCGTTGTCGACGCCTTGGCCTGCATCCGCACCGACGATCACGTCCTGGTCGTCGGCAACGGGCTGACGGCGGCCGATGTGATCGCATCCCTGGGGCTTGCCGATCACTGCGGCCCGATCGTCGCTCTCTCGCGCCGCGGCCTGCGGTCGCGCGGCCATGCTGGGCTGCCCCAGGAGCTGTTTGGTGATTTCGCCAGCGAGCCAGCACGAACCGCGCTCGGATTGCTGAAGCGGGTCCGGCAAGCAGTGCGGGACGCGGCCGACATCGGCACGAGTTGGCATGGGGTTTTCGACGCGCTTCGCAGCCAGGGCGGCCAGATCTGGCGAGCCCTGCCAGTGACGGAACGCCGCCGCCTCGTGCGTCATCTGCGGCCTTTCTGGGATGTTCACCGCTTTCGCGTGGCGCCGCAGGTCGACGGAGCGATCCTGGCGGGACAAGAGCAGGGGCGGATCCGAATTCTCGGAGCTGCGATCGAGGAGGTCGAGAGGCGCGGCCATATCATTGCCGTCGATATCCGTCACCGGCACACCGGCCGCCGCGAGCGCCTGCTGTTTGATGCCTGTGTGGTGACGACCGGCCCGGCTCATACCGGCATCCTGTCGAGCCAGGGCTGGCTTGCCGATCTTGCCTCACAGGGATGGCTGCGTCTGGATGATGTGGGTTTGGGTCTCGCCTGCGACGAGGAAAGTCGCGCGATCGGGGCGAATGGCACAGCGGAGCGATCGCTGATCGTTGCGGGACCACTGGCACGCGGCACTTTCGGCGAACTCATGGGCCTGCCTCAGGTCAACGATCATGCAATATTCGTCGCCGAACAGATTGCAGACATGCTGACCAAGCCGGTGCGAAGCGGCCCGCGTGCCGCTCCTTTGGCAGAAATCCAGCAACGGTCGATGACGACCGTCGGCGGCGCCGCTAGCCGTTGA
- the tauA gene encoding taurine ABC transporter substrate-binding protein, translating to MTIRRRTLLAASAALLLASQATFPAFAAETTLTIGYQPIVEPSRVPQADGTYEKVTGAKITWQKFDGGADVIAALASGSIDIGYVGSSPLAAAASRQLPFETIFVVGLISDAEALAVKGIDKPEQLAGKKIATPFVSTAHYSLLTALKHWNIDAKSVEILNLRPPEIAAAWQRGDIDGAYVWDPVLSELKRTATVLATSSDVAKWGGPTFDAWIVSKKFAEEHPDIVTGFVKVTGDAYADYRARPESWSTGSPAVEKIARLTGAKPEEVPNLLKGYYFPSLEEQAGSDLLGGATVKAVAETSAFLLEQGKIPAVLPDYAPYVSARWAQEAAKLSF from the coding sequence ATGACGATCCGCAGACGCACCCTTCTTGCCGCAAGCGCGGCCTTGCTTCTGGCCAGCCAGGCCACCTTCCCCGCTTTCGCTGCCGAAACAACCCTGACGATCGGCTATCAACCGATCGTCGAGCCGTCTCGCGTGCCGCAGGCGGATGGCACCTACGAAAAGGTCACCGGAGCCAAGATCACCTGGCAGAAGTTCGATGGCGGCGCCGACGTGATCGCCGCGCTCGCATCCGGTTCAATCGACATCGGCTATGTCGGTTCCTCGCCGCTCGCGGCCGCCGCTAGCCGGCAGCTCCCGTTCGAAACCATTTTTGTCGTCGGGTTGATCAGCGATGCCGAGGCGCTGGCGGTCAAGGGGATCGACAAGCCGGAGCAGCTTGCTGGCAAGAAGATCGCAACGCCCTTCGTATCGACCGCGCATTACAGCCTGCTGACCGCGCTGAAACACTGGAACATCGATGCAAAATCTGTCGAGATCCTCAACCTTAGGCCGCCGGAAATCGCGGCTGCCTGGCAGCGTGGCGATATCGACGGCGCCTATGTCTGGGATCCGGTCCTCTCCGAACTCAAGAGGACCGCGACCGTGCTTGCAACCTCCAGCGATGTGGCGAAGTGGGGCGGACCGACCTTCGACGCCTGGATCGTCAGCAAGAAGTTTGCCGAGGAGCACCCGGATATCGTGACCGGTTTCGTCAAGGTGACGGGCGACGCCTATGCGGATTACCGCGCAAGGCCGGAGAGCTGGAGCACCGGGTCGCCCGCGGTGGAGAAGATCGCCCGCCTCACCGGTGCGAAGCCCGAGGAGGTTCCGAACCTGCTCAAGGGTTACTACTTCCCTTCGCTTGAAGAGCAGGCAGGCTCCGATCTTCTCGGCGGAGCAACGGTGAAGGCGGTCGCCGAGACCTCGGCGTTCCTTCTCGAGCAGGGCAAGATTCCGGCGGTTCTTCCGGACTACGCCCCCTACGTTTCCGCCCGCTGGGCACAGGAAGCGGCCAAGCTCTCGTTCTGA
- a CDS encoding flavin reductase family protein, whose product MTIALAASPAFDASIPTSNGYEPITAPVLKAAMRNFSGGVSVITAGIGDDRTGATVTSATALSVDPPTMIVNINRTSSTWPIIQRYRHFCVNVLSREQQSVAERFSGLHGAKGVARYEGADWVRLASGASALSGALAAVDCEVEEIIERHSHAIIIGRVVAITAGSGEPIVYHNGRYGGLDL is encoded by the coding sequence ATGACGATCGCGCTCGCCGCGTCTCCAGCATTCGACGCAAGTATTCCAACCAGCAATGGCTACGAACCGATCACGGCGCCTGTCCTGAAGGCCGCGATGCGCAATTTCTCAGGGGGTGTTTCCGTGATTACCGCCGGCATCGGCGATGACCGGACTGGTGCGACCGTCACGTCGGCAACGGCCCTCTCGGTCGATCCGCCGACCATGATCGTCAACATCAACCGGACGTCCTCGACCTGGCCGATCATCCAGCGCTACCGGCACTTCTGCGTCAACGTCCTCTCCCGCGAGCAACAGAGCGTGGCGGAGCGCTTCTCCGGTCTGCATGGCGCCAAGGGCGTCGCCCGTTACGAGGGAGCCGACTGGGTGCGACTGGCAAGCGGTGCATCCGCATTGAGCGGCGCATTGGCTGCGGTCGACTGCGAGGTCGAGGAAATCATCGAGCGCCATAGCCACGCCATCATCATCGGTCGGGTCGTCGCCATCACAGCGGGCTCCGGCGAGCCGATCGTCTACCACAACGGCCGCTATGGCGGGCTCGATCTTTAG
- a CDS encoding RBBP9/YdeN family alpha/beta hydrolase: MAKTLIIPGLFGSDEGHWQRHWLRDHPDAVLVEQIDWDRPRLDHWRDALEREILRHGTVDLVAHSLGSVLVANLARRPLARQVRSALLVAPCDLGPTDSLHPGVIDFGPMPDLPLPFSSLVVGSLNDPYMPFDRLRHVSTRWGSRLVDLGHAGHINIASGFGRWSHGYDLLRVLNGIARRDAPRVQAIEADVVDRSPVPSALA; the protein is encoded by the coding sequence ATGGCAAAAACGCTCATCATTCCGGGATTGTTCGGGTCGGACGAGGGACACTGGCAACGCCATTGGCTGAGGGATCATCCGGATGCAGTTCTCGTCGAACAGATCGACTGGGACCGGCCAAGGCTTGATCATTGGCGCGACGCTCTCGAACGCGAAATCCTCCGGCACGGGACCGTCGATCTGGTGGCTCATAGCCTCGGTTCGGTTCTTGTCGCCAATTTGGCGCGCCGCCCCCTGGCAAGGCAAGTGCGCAGCGCACTGCTTGTCGCGCCCTGCGATCTTGGGCCAACCGATAGCCTGCATCCTGGCGTCATCGATTTCGGGCCGATGCCCGACCTGCCGTTGCCTTTCTCCAGCCTTGTCGTAGGCAGCCTCAACGACCCCTATATGCCCTTCGATCGCCTGCGGCATGTCTCCACCCGATGGGGCAGCCGCCTCGTCGATCTTGGGCATGCCGGCCATATCAACATCGCCAGTGGCTTCGGTCGCTGGTCGCATGGCTACGATCTGTTGCGGGTGTTGAACGGCATCGCGCGTCGAGATGCACCGCGCGTTCAGGCAATCGAAGCTGACGTCGTCGATCGGTCGCCCGTCCCGAGCGCTCTTGCCTGA
- a CDS encoding redoxin domain-containing protein, whose translation MNSNYRMTAPELAASTWFNTPEPLNLERLRGRVVFLHAFQMLCPACVSHGLPQTQRVQSVFRETDLQVIGLHSVFEHHAVMTPDALNAFIHEYRLTFPIAVDQPSDDGPIPKTMERYGMRGTPTAIIIGRDGNVEYHRFGIEDDMVIGARLASLLAAPIPDFAAPGPEAPGCTSEGCTIPDTPDGRR comes from the coding sequence ATGAACAGCAACTATCGGATGACCGCACCGGAACTCGCCGCTTCAACCTGGTTCAACACGCCTGAGCCGCTCAACCTCGAACGGCTTCGCGGACGGGTCGTTTTCCTGCATGCCTTTCAGATGCTCTGCCCGGCCTGCGTCTCGCACGGGCTGCCGCAGACCCAGCGCGTCCAGAGCGTCTTCCGCGAGACCGACCTTCAGGTCATCGGCCTGCATTCGGTTTTCGAGCACCACGCGGTGATGACGCCCGACGCGCTCAACGCCTTCATTCACGAATACCGGCTGACCTTCCCGATCGCAGTCGATCAGCCATCGGACGATGGGCCGATACCGAAGACGATGGAGCGTTACGGCATGCGCGGCACGCCGACGGCAATCATCATCGGCCGTGACGGCAACGTTGAATATCATCGCTTCGGGATCGAAGACGACATGGTCATCGGCGCCCGCCTGGCCTCGCTGCTCGCCGCACCAATCCCGGATTTCGCTGCCCCGGGCCCGGAAGCGCCCGGATGCACGAGCGAAGGCTGCACGATTCCGGATACCCCAGATGGACGCCGATAG
- the ssuD gene encoding FMNH2-dependent alkanesulfonate monooxygenase: METAPGNIPEKINVLWFLPTHGDSRYLGTTRGGRNVDINYLKQVAQAADSLGYYGVLIPTGRSCEDSWVVASALAPLTDKLRFLIAVRPGLLSPTLAARMTATLDRLSGGRLLINVVTGGDPIENKGDGIHLSHTERYEVTEEFLNIYKAVLRGDEVEFKGNHFDIEGGKLLFPPVQQPHPPLYFGGSSGKGQEVAARTIDKYLTWGEPVEDVARKVAEVRALADAEGRDVTFGIRLHVIVRETAKEAWQAADELIQYVDDDTIAAAQKVFERMDSVGQSRMSRLHGGRRDKLEVAPNLWAGVGLVRGGAGTALVGDPDQVRVRMEEYRQAGIDSFILSGYPHLEEAYRFGELVLPYLPLAHAVPAREASINTGPFGETIAGDHRPKLKVSQS, encoded by the coding sequence ATGGAAACTGCGCCTGGAAATATCCCGGAAAAGATCAATGTGCTCTGGTTCCTGCCGACCCATGGCGACAGCCGCTATCTCGGCACCACGCGTGGCGGCCGCAATGTCGATATCAACTATCTGAAACAGGTGGCGCAGGCGGCCGACTCGCTCGGCTATTATGGCGTTCTCATTCCCACCGGTCGCAGTTGCGAGGACAGCTGGGTCGTCGCCTCGGCGCTGGCTCCGCTGACGGACAAGCTACGGTTCCTGATTGCGGTACGGCCAGGGCTCCTGTCGCCGACGCTGGCGGCCCGCATGACCGCAACGCTCGACCGGCTTTCGGGCGGACGGCTCTTGATCAACGTTGTCACCGGCGGCGATCCGATCGAGAACAAGGGCGACGGCATCCATCTTTCGCATACCGAGCGTTATGAGGTAACCGAGGAATTCCTCAATATCTACAAGGCCGTGCTTCGCGGCGACGAGGTCGAGTTCAAGGGCAACCACTTCGATATCGAGGGTGGCAAGCTGCTGTTCCCGCCCGTACAGCAGCCGCATCCGCCGCTTTATTTCGGTGGTTCTTCCGGCAAGGGACAAGAGGTCGCGGCGCGCACGATCGACAAATATCTGACCTGGGGAGAGCCCGTCGAGGACGTGGCCAGGAAGGTCGCCGAGGTCCGTGCGCTCGCCGATGCCGAGGGCAGGGACGTGACCTTCGGCATCCGTCTTCACGTGATCGTGCGCGAAACGGCCAAGGAGGCATGGCAGGCGGCGGACGAACTGATACAATATGTCGATGACGACACGATTGCCGCCGCACAGAAGGTGTTCGAGCGTATGGATTCGGTTGGTCAGAGCCGTATGAGCCGCCTGCATGGCGGCCGACGTGACAAGCTGGAAGTCGCTCCGAACCTCTGGGCCGGGGTCGGCTTGGTGCGGGGCGGTGCGGGCACTGCCCTTGTCGGTGACCCCGACCAAGTAAGGGTGCGCATGGAAGAGTACCGTCAGGCGGGCATCGATAGTTTCATCCTGTCCGGCTATCCGCATCTGGAGGAGGCCTACCGTTTCGGCGAGCTGGTGCTGCCGTACCTGCCGCTTGCCCATGCGGTTCCGGCCCGTGAGGCGTCCATCAACACCGGGCCTTTCGGTGAAACGATCGCGGGCGACCATCGTCCGAAACTGAAGGTTTCCCAATCGTGA
- a CDS encoding FAD/NAD(P)-binding protein: MTVHGLFAKAASEGAGANAKPHIAIIGRGFSGVMMAIALMKSVRTAFHVHLFDPQPTISGGQVLAAAQSGEILNSRVRDLSVAAGQPEDFNDWLLGNTEFRAAVSAAIPGFQQIFVPKSIFSDYVYQRFSEALTRRPDISIQLSCQAVLGLRKQANGRFLVVQEGAAVECDAVVLATGFGLRLGEMEVAEEEKPLVRARRLVVPRHTVLLGSGVRVVDRLLQLRDNGFAGEVTILSRHGFLPQPHTRLAAAPTFPVEPMPTRLGEIVRFVRQACAEAEAAGLGWQAAMNGLRRRARSLWQSLPEEEKRRFNRHLRSIYDSHRNRLPAPLHLRLQQELAGGHTTIRKGWAGKRRPDGLLVRWAGENEETLLTADQVIDCRCSAPDLRAPLMQSLFAGGLAEPDELSLGVAVSPAGEALVGGQATRNLYAIGPLGVGSLPDIDLVPEIVTQTYAAARLIATRHRVTLKTA, from the coding sequence ATGACTGTCCATGGATTGTTTGCGAAGGCCGCTTCAGAGGGAGCCGGCGCCAACGCCAAACCGCACATCGCCATCATCGGCCGCGGCTTTTCCGGGGTGATGATGGCCATCGCGCTGATGAAGTCGGTGCGAACGGCGTTCCACGTCCATCTTTTCGATCCGCAGCCGACGATCAGCGGCGGGCAGGTGTTGGCCGCTGCCCAGAGCGGTGAGATCCTCAACAGCCGGGTGCGCGATCTTTCTGTCGCCGCCGGCCAGCCGGAGGACTTCAACGATTGGCTGCTGGGGAATACCGAGTTTCGCGCGGCGGTCTCTGCCGCCATTCCCGGTTTCCAGCAGATCTTTGTGCCGAAGAGCATCTTCAGCGACTACGTTTATCAGCGCTTTTCCGAAGCGCTGACGCGCAGGCCCGATATTTCGATTCAGCTTTCCTGTCAGGCGGTATTGGGACTGCGCAAGCAGGCCAATGGCCGTTTCCTTGTGGTGCAGGAGGGGGCAGCGGTGGAGTGTGACGCCGTCGTGCTGGCGACCGGCTTCGGCCTGCGCCTGGGCGAAATGGAGGTTGCCGAGGAGGAGAAGCCCCTGGTGCGCGCCCGCCGCCTGGTCGTGCCTCGTCATACCGTCCTGCTCGGCAGCGGCGTCCGCGTGGTCGACCGTCTGCTGCAATTGCGCGACAACGGTTTTGCCGGCGAAGTCACCATTCTTTCCCGGCACGGTTTTCTGCCGCAGCCGCATACGCGCCTTGCGGCGGCACCAACATTTCCGGTCGAGCCGATGCCGACGCGGCTCGGCGAAATCGTCCGCTTCGTCCGTCAGGCCTGCGCGGAGGCGGAAGCCGCGGGACTTGGCTGGCAGGCGGCCATGAATGGCCTGCGTCGGCGGGCACGCTCCCTCTGGCAATCTTTGCCCGAAGAGGAAAAACGCCGGTTCAACCGGCATCTACGGTCGATCTATGACAGCCACCGCAACCGCTTGCCGGCGCCTCTGCACCTGCGTTTGCAGCAGGAGCTCGCCGGTGGGCATACCACCATTCGCAAGGGCTGGGCAGGCAAGCGCCGCCCGGACGGGTTGTTGGTGCGCTGGGCGGGCGAAAACGAGGAGACGTTGCTTACCGCCGATCAGGTGATCGACTGTCGCTGTTCGGCGCCGGACCTTAGGGCGCCGCTGATGCAGAGCCTTTTTGCCGGCGGCCTGGCGGAGCCGGACGAGCTCAGCCTTGGGGTTGCCGTCAGCCCGGCCGGCGAAGCGCTGGTGGGCGGCCAAGCTACGCGCAATCTCTATGCGATCGGACCGCTCGGCGTCGGCAGCCTACCGGACATCGACCTGGTGCCCGAAATTGTGACCCAGACTTATGCGGCCGCGCGGTTGATCGCCACGCGCCACCGCGTGACACTTAAGACCGCCTGA
- a CDS encoding taurine ABC transporter ATP-binding protein, which yields MSVLSLDNVTLRYAASDNRAAPVLASINLKVARDEFVVVIGRSGSGKTSLLNLAAGFLAASSGRVCVDGRSVAGPDADRAVVFQDDALYPWLTAVDNVAFPLQLRGVAKSERLDRARILLDRVGLPGAANRNVWELSGGMRQRVGIARALASDPKFLLMDEPLGALDALTRSRMQSFLLDVWQKSNVGALLITHSIEEALLLATRIIVLAPNPGRIASEITTTFGRDLLAGVPLAELRSSSSFRGLHDELTAIIHAEDEGIAA from the coding sequence ATGTCCGTTCTTTCCCTCGATAATGTCACGCTGCGATACGCAGCGTCCGATAACAGGGCCGCGCCGGTTCTGGCTTCGATCAACCTCAAGGTCGCACGCGACGAATTCGTCGTCGTCATCGGTCGCTCGGGCTCGGGCAAGACCAGCCTTCTCAACCTGGCAGCCGGCTTCTTGGCGGCCAGCAGCGGGCGCGTCTGCGTCGATGGCCGATCGGTGGCGGGGCCTGATGCAGATCGCGCCGTGGTTTTCCAGGACGATGCACTCTATCCATGGCTGACCGCTGTCGACAATGTCGCCTTTCCGCTTCAGCTCCGGGGCGTTGCCAAATCTGAGCGATTGGACCGCGCGCGGATCCTCCTCGACCGTGTCGGCCTGCCGGGCGCAGCAAACCGAAACGTCTGGGAGCTCTCCGGCGGCATGCGCCAGCGGGTCGGTATTGCCAGAGCGCTCGCCTCGGACCCGAAGTTTCTGCTGATGGACGAGCCACTTGGCGCACTCGACGCGCTCACGCGCAGCCGGATGCAGAGCTTTCTTCTCGACGTCTGGCAAAAGAGCAACGTCGGTGCGCTCCTGATCACCCATAGTATCGAGGAAGCGCTGCTCCTTGCGACCCGCATTATCGTTCTCGCGCCCAATCCTGGGCGCATCGCCAGCGAGATCACAACTACGTTCGGCCGCGATCTGCTGGCCGGGGTACCGCTCGCCGAGCTCCGCAGTTCGTCATCGTTCCGGGGGCTTCACGACGAACTGACCGCCATCATCCATGCCGAAGACGAAGGGATCGCCGCATGA
- a CDS encoding carboxymuconolactone decarboxylase family protein, translated as MSRINLVDPNSATGAGAELLGEIRSAFGITPNMFRAVANSPAALASMWGWFGALGNGRLGAKLGEQIAVAVADRNDCHYCLAAHTALGRKAGATADEMASAQRGKSSDPKTAAALTFAQKLVEARGKVTDADVQALQVAGYDDQDVVEIIAHVALNLFTNYINVALAVPVDFPGVKLVREAA; from the coding sequence ATGAGCAGAATTAATCTAGTTGACCCCAATTCGGCAACCGGCGCAGGCGCCGAGTTGCTTGGCGAGATCCGGTCCGCCTTCGGCATTACGCCCAACATGTTCCGGGCGGTCGCCAACTCGCCGGCAGCGCTCGCCAGCATGTGGGGTTGGTTCGGTGCGCTCGGAAACGGCCGCCTCGGTGCCAAGCTCGGCGAGCAGATCGCCGTTGCCGTGGCCGACCGCAACGATTGCCACTATTGCCTGGCGGCTCACACGGCACTCGGCCGCAAGGCCGGCGCGACCGCAGATGAAATGGCGAGTGCACAACGGGGCAAGTCATCCGATCCGAAGACGGCGGCGGCGTTGACCTTCGCCCAGAAGCTCGTAGAGGCACGCGGCAAGGTCACTGACGCGGACGTTCAGGCGCTGCAGGTCGCCGGTTACGACGATCAGGACGTGGTCGAGATCATCGCCCATGTCGCGCTCAATCTCTTCACGAACTACATCAATGTCGCGCTCGCCGTACCGGTCGATTTCCCCGGTGTGAAGCTCGTTCGCGAAGCAGCCTGA
- a CDS encoding glutamine amidotransferase, with protein sequence MTEKMAVAIRHVHFEDLGTFAEPLSAAGFTIEYRDVGHADYLSFDPLEPDLVVVLGGPIGVYEDAAYPFVADEIAMLQTRLAADRPTLGICLGAQLIARALGARVYSSSIKEIGFSPLRFSATGLASPLRHLADVSVLHWHGDTYDLPSGADLLVSTPQIEQQAFRRGRNVLGLQFHPEAETGAAFERWLVGHACELSAAAVNVANLRADAERLGPSLKHAAVAMIGAWLEQIDG encoded by the coding sequence ATGACTGAGAAGATGGCGGTCGCCATACGGCACGTGCATTTCGAGGATCTTGGCACCTTTGCGGAACCTCTGAGCGCGGCGGGGTTTACCATCGAGTATCGCGATGTCGGCCATGCAGACTATCTTTCGTTCGATCCGCTCGAACCTGATCTTGTCGTGGTGCTCGGCGGCCCGATCGGTGTCTACGAAGACGCCGCCTATCCTTTCGTCGCGGACGAGATCGCGATGCTGCAGACGCGCCTTGCCGCCGATCGACCGACCCTTGGCATTTGCCTCGGCGCGCAGCTGATCGCCCGGGCGCTCGGCGCTCGCGTCTATTCATCGAGCATAAAGGAGATCGGCTTTTCGCCGCTGCGTTTCTCCGCTACAGGCCTCGCCTCACCGCTCCGCCACCTCGCCGACGTTTCCGTGTTGCACTGGCACGGCGACACCTACGACCTGCCGTCCGGTGCGGACTTGCTGGTATCGACGCCGCAGATCGAGCAGCAGGCTTTCAGGCGCGGGCGCAACGTCCTCGGCCTGCAGTTCCATCCGGAGGCTGAAACCGGCGCGGCCTTCGAACGTTGGTTGGTCGGCCATGCCTGCGAACTGTCGGCCGCGGCAGTGAACGTGGCGAATCTGCGTGCCGATGCCGAACGGCTTGGGCCCAGCTTGAAACACGCCGCCGTCGCGATGATCGGCGCTTGGCTGGAGCAGATCGATGGTTGA